TTAACACACATACTAGATTTTTTTACAATAAATATTGAGAAGTCTTTAACATATATTGAGATGAATGACCGAGTCTAGTTGTTATAAAAGTCAAACACGGACAAATAAGATAGGCTAATATCACGATCAATAGCCTAAATCGTGCTagtggaaaaaaaaaatagacGGGAAGGGTTGGATACATGTAGCATCCGATGGAGTGTTTTATATGGCAGCCAATAAGGAGCAGTCTCTACTGCTCCTCAACCCCTTCACTGTTACCCTGATCAAGTCTATGTCGTAAACAATTCTTTTATGTTTTTTCTTAGTAGCTAAGTTTCTTTCaatgttttcacttgttcttCTGTTAGGCATGATACAACCTACAAAACATAAGtgttttttatttgaaaaattctTGCAAGGAAAAAGAACATGTAATAATCATGTTCTACGAAAGGCATTTTAATTTGTGGAATATTTAACTTAAATTATCTAGTTTGCTAAAAATGATTCTACCTGGACGACAACCATCCAATTTAGTTATCTATTTTGCTAAAAATGATTCTACCACGACAACCATCCAATTTAGTAAGAAAGACTATTGGGAGATAAATACCAACAATTTTGAATATATTACTACAATGAAATTGACATTTTGTGAGGACAAACTAAGATGGTAGTTTGACCACCGTTTTATAATTTTGGAATACTAAAGTACATTTCATAAGAACATTGTGAAATCTTATTGTGATGATAAAATTTCTAAGATATTTTGGAAAATCATTTGGCAATCCGGAAGCATTTTGCAATTCCATTGTCAAATATTCTTAATCAGAAACGAAGTTGTTTAACAACAATAATCATAGTTACAGTTGacaaattgcaaaaaaaaaaaaaaaaaaaaaaaagggctATATTGACATGTAGAGAAAAAAATGCTTATTTTGATAAAAATCACCATCCCATGTTGGCTATtttgtgattatctgttatatttATTTATCATAATAATCTTTGTATGACTCAAAGATTTTGGTTTTTTGCTTCATTGTTAAGTCAAGATTGAAGCTAAATTAGGACAAAAACATTGATTGAATTGCAAAATTAATAAACGGGAACCTATATAAATACTATTGTTGTACCCTACCAGATGTACAACATAGAACAACATTTTCTTTCGTGTGGTTCCGTACAGATCCATTATTTTGTAGGTTAAGTAAGTCGTTTCATCATTTTTAACATTTATATTTGTTACTTGTATGTTATGTTTGTATACTTGATTATATAGAGTTTGgaatgtttttaatttgtttgtgaattagttttatatatttttaatattttgtgaattagttttttatgaattttattagtttatttttattttaaaattaaaaattgtaTTGGTTTAGAGAATTAAAAAGATGGATTTGCATGTGTTTTGAGATGAGAGGGTTAGAAGTAAAAGGAGAAGAAAATTGTGGCAATTAGGGGTGATAACTAATCACACGATATGACAAAAATACATAATACAAAACGAAATTGGGACAAAACTGAAATTCAAATTTATGTTCGTGTCATGTTCGTGTCAAGTGTTAAAACCACGACATTGTACCGTGTtgtgttcgtgttcaaaattcgacacgaaattgacacgatttagcatttgcttttcgtgtttttcgtgttatgtatgattaagtattaattaaataaactaattgttATTTCATGTTATCTTTGTCATATCGTGTCGtatttgtcgttttttaatcgattagttttcgtgttagttaaaaaaacacgacatcgtgttgtACCGTGTTTGTGTTACATAAACATTGTCGTGATATGTTAGATAAAAACAAAACACGATGACCCAATTTGTCACCCTTAGTGATAATGATGTGAGAAATGAAAATCATATCAAAAATGGTTCGAAGAAAAATGAAAGACAATGGACTCCCTCCAAATCAAAGGTTACCATAAAAGTGAATAGAAAAGGTAGTATTGACTTCAACTATTAAAAAAGAATGTAGTTATATTTCTTTAAGTAGAAGTCTCCAAGTACACCATAGAATATCGAAATGTATATTTAAAGAAAAGGGGGAAAATATGAGTGATGCATAATAAAAGTAAAATATCTACCTCACAAAGTGGTCCTCTTTCCCATCATTCAAAGACTTGACTCCTCATCAAAGTGCCATTTTCATTCTCATTGGCACCCCAAGATTCCTAAAATCCAACCCTTTATTCACTTGTACGGAATAATATTTATAATCTATTTAGTACACTTATATAATCGCTAGTCTCTACTACTATAATTAGTAGATTTTCATGATAAcatatttaatataattaaaagtataatgctattataaAATATATTTCATAACTCATAATGTTTAGATAAAGAAAAGGCAAAATTGTTAccctttattatatttaatactaTATTTAGTCAATGAACGAATTAGTGATGATACAAAAAGTAGAAAATTCGTAAAAATGTGTGGAATCAATTTCCATCTATCACGAAACTGAGACTGACATCGACATCGAAACTATCACCGTCTCACCGGAAAACCCTAAATCAGGGTTTCCGGTGGCAGAGTCTCCAGCAAAAGCATAACCAACACCCAATCCACCATAATGCAATGAAGCATTATGACATCGTTGGAAAACCCTAGCTAGAGACGCCGCTTTCCTCCGTGCTCGTTTTGTTCCCATAAACAGCAAACCCTGAAGCAAACCAACCATAGCCGGTGTTTTCAAGATCCGTTCAGCCGCCTGAACACCGCCACTCCGGCAAAGCTCAAGTAAAGCCGCCACCGCGTTCTCCTTCGCTCGGGGAGACCCACACCTCATCATCTTGATTAAACCAATCACTGCCAAGTCTTCCTCCCCGACCACGGCGGCTCCGGCAGGTTGTCGGACAATCAACGCCAAAGCTCCGGCAGCTTCTTCCGCCACCTCTTCGCATCCCAAAGCCTCGATTAAAGCTCGAACCGCACCAAATCCGATCATCTCCGTGCAGATTTCGTTGTGTGTCGAGAGATTAAATAAAGCGGTAACCGCGTCTTTCTTCCCTCTCGGAGTTCCTTTAGATAATAAAGCTGATAATGCCTCGATAGCTCCATTTTCTCCGGCGATCTTCTTTTTATAATCATGAATGGCGGAAAGACTGAACAATGTAGCGGCGGCATTTTCTCGGGATTCAACCGTATGCCCGAATCTTAAAACGTGAACGATCGATCTCAAACACCCATCTTCCTCTATAATCAGACTCTTATTATTATCGTGTATCGATAAATTCAGCATTGCTGTCACAGCATTTTCTTGGGCTACGACGCTTTGGGAAAAGAGAAGAATCCTTAAATATGGAATTGCACCGGATTCCGCTATAAAAGCTCTGTTTTCTCCACCGGTTTTTGCCAAGAATCGGATTTCACGAGCAGCCATGGCTTTACCGGAAACCGACCCATCTCGCAGTTCTTGAATAAGGAGCCGTGTGGTGGCTTTATTTGCTTCCACCGCCGCCCGGCTTGCTGGAGCTGCCGGAAAAGATTCAGCAGCCAAATCCGAATTCTCCGGCGGACTGTAAAGAATCCGGTGAGCTATGCACCATTGTGTCATTAGATTCCTGAGTGCTTTATTTGGTACAAGCTTTTTATGAAGAAGAAGTTGTCCGGATTTCGGACATGAAGAATGGCCATCTTCGATCCATCTTGAAATCGAAACTCGATCGTAAGTCTGCCCCGACGAGATTATCACAGGGTCCGCCATTAATTCTAATGAAATCGGGCAGCAAAAGTCTTTCGGAATTGTTATAAAAGTATCAGCGATTTCTTTTGAAATCAACGCTCGTTTCTTCGAATTTTGTAATCGTTGTCCTCTTGTGATTTCTACTTCATCTTCTTCGAATCCGAATAATAAGAATCTACAGTATCTGATTATTGCCACAAACCCACTAAGAACAGAAGCTGAAGGCTCGATATCGTCTTCGTGATTCAGCATGTGTTCTTCCAAGAATTCTAGTTCAGCTCTGCAACTCGTAGCATCAAGAATCCCTAATTTTTTGACGAAGAATTCATGGAATTCTTGTACAGAAGGGATTCTCCCTGTTTCAATTTCGTTCAACATCTTGAACAACTTTAAACGTAATGCATCATCATGTTTATCTATGAACAATTTAGCGTTTCTTGATTGTTTTTGTAACAAAGCTAATTGCTCTATAACATCATTGGATAAATTATTCAGTTTGTACAACGGGATAACATCTAAAAGCGTTGAAAATTCTCGATTGAGATCATGAAAATGTCCTGAAACCGAATGATTCTGAAGCAAAAGCCATAACTTACTGGATTGAGCACAGTAGTCAAGCAAAATTTTGGACCTGTTAAGCAGAAGGTAAAGCTCCTTGAAGCATAAGATCACCGTTGAAGGAAAATCGGAGGTTGAATCCCGGACAGAATCCAACAAAACGACGAACAATTCTATCTTCCGCAGCAAAGATTGGGAATTCTTTTTCTGAAACGGTGGGCGTTTGCCGGAGAATGAAGAGATGAGGTCCGATGAGACAGCGGTTAAGTGGTTCAATAAGGCAACGACATCGTTTTCTAGATCCACCGGCGTTAAGCAGGCTTCTAACGTCGGCGACCTGCTCCGGCGTAAGGATGAAAATATGGCAGCCGACGCCATTGCTTAAAGcaaagaaaaacaaacaaaaaatggTGCTCTGTAAACAGTTTCGTGATTCTTTCTTCGATTTCTCGATGGGGTTGGTTGAATTTGGTGACAGGATTTGCAAAAGATTTGATCTTTCTTATACTAATTGTTAGGAAATGAAAGGGAAGGTGTGAGGGAAGGATAGGCTACATATACACTGAGAAGTTTGACGAAATCCGCTTGTGGAGAGAGGAGCATTTGTGAGGAAAATGGAGAGACGCGAAAGTAACGTAAAAGAAAAACTGTAAATGCCTCCTTTTTTTTCTTGACCCATTaattctattacttgtttttttgtttttgttttttttttttcttttatttgttttgttttgttttttttttaattagaaaTTCTATTGCTTGTTTAAAATTAAGTAatgaaaatttatataaaaataaaattttttattgCGTCTGTGGAAATTGCATTTTACTAAACCTTTTTATACTAATTACTTAAATATATGTCAATAATTAGTAGAAAGGCTTAAAAATTAGAGAGAAAATAAATTTAATTGTTTTACataatctcttttttttttttcaaaaaaaaaaaaaagacattttcaATGCTAACCATCAATTTCCTAGAATATATGTACGAAATGGGCTACAATGACTTATAAACGGACCCCTATTTAAGTTaacttttcttttgttttgttttttttttctttttatttatttactagtttataatgaaccacggttataaaattattaaacttataaaaaattcaaaattattaatgatttattttatataaaattttaaataagttattaattaaaaaatatttttattaattatgtaaaattataactattgattcaaataaatatgtggagttaattttccatatatattaaacaaatataatcacattaattaggaggtttaatcaatttaaaatagagaattaatagaatgacaagtgacatcatattaattaggaggtctaatattatgacacttgtcaaAAGAACTACTATTTTATTAGTATAAGATTTATTTTGGAAATGGAACTTCCGTAACAAAGGTTTTCGAGCCAGTTTTCGCACACCGACTATTCCTCCGCTGCAAACATTAGATTATGTTTCATGTCTAAGAGTCACTGCAAGCGAATCTTTATGGTTACAGTCTTAGAGGGCTGAGTGAAGAAACACTTTGGACAAACAAAGTGaagtttttttcatttattttactTCACATCAAAAAACCAGATAAACAAATGATTAAAACTTTGTGACTCTTGCTTAATGATATTGAAATTAAGGACAATCTATTAACTCATTAAATATTAATATTGGATTTGTGGAGGCAAAACATATATGTAATACAAGGGGCAATGATGTGTTGTTAGATGTTTAATACTATTTATATCAATATTTTAAAAAACTCGTCATGATTCCAAGGCTTAGACTTACCGTCAAATTTTGACAAAATGCCGTCTTAATTCAAATATGTATATACAAATAAATAATAGtggaaaaaatatataaatttatcaattatatacaaaattaCCGCCTTAAGTCACGCTTTACAAACAACGTGACTCGCCAttgcttaaaaaaaaaaaaaaacttaaggcTTGACATTGCCGTTAAATCATATGTTACATTATTTAGAACCATGATTTATATAATGTTTTATCACTTATGCAAGGAAGTATGTTGGAAATAGTGTGAAAGATATAAACAAATGACTATAACTAATTAGGTTAAGGGGTATGTTCACTACATCCCCGTTAGAAAAGTGTTGTCATATTTGTGGCACGTCATCTTCAATACATGTTCACTATCACACTATTTTCTATTGAAAATAGTTACCAAtccataatatttatttatttttattgttttgacattagagtaaataaaaaaaatataattattaagcATAAATAAATATGTCACATTACTTACAAACAATTactttaaaaacatataaatttaaaacctatattactaaaaaaaacatagaaatttaaaacctaaattactaaaaaaacatacaaatttaaacatGAATTACTAAAGCTTGGAATTGGGTTGATTGGATTGTTGTGATCTTTGTTGTTGGTAGTAATTTGGGGGTATGGAAGGTTGGTGAATAAAGATTGCTGTTGAATTGGGGAGGTTAACATTTGCATGTAACCAAGATTTGCATATGGATCATTTGGAGTGTTTGAGGTTATTGGATTGTTTAGAGTGGATGTGGTATTTTGATTTGGATCCATaatttgaagaaaatatgagaaAATATAAAGATGTTGTGTGTATTTGTAGTGTGAAATGTGTATAAAATGGTTGATATTTATAGTTAGGTTGTACGGTTTAAATTTGAAAAACTAAATAATTTTTCTAAATACAAACGTATATATGCAACTACTTTATTTTTTACCATTTGGAAAGAAAATCGGTGATTGATCTGGATCATGTGTAGCCACATCCGATTCACAAGATACCTACGCCCCTTGGGGGCAAATATTTACGGggtaatgacttgaaagggtaatgaacttttgacttttgtcacatttagtcactaaactttttttcgttatctatttgccattgaactattgaaactgttcacattttaccctgttgccggtcataagggtaaaatgtgaatagtttcaatagttcaatggcaaatagataacgaaaaaaagtttagtgactaaatatgaacaaaatcgaaagttcgtttccctctaaaaatttcaatagctaaatgtgaacaaacttcctcttgtattatgttttagcaaattatttatttttgttaaattgtaacaacatttgttgatgaagaaatctatgaaataaaaaaaccctgaaaatatatttaaaaaaaacaaaaaaaccaaaaccaaaataaaaaaccaatggtttgacattttccaaaataaaaaatcaaaatttccaatctaattttggttttacaaaaaaatgaaccattctcactgatgtgaattatgaccattggtttggcatgcgaaatttgtgacatcccatgaatatgtagttacaacatcgtctgaactcgtaattcatagtaaggggttagagtatcatcgcatgaatacgtagttacaacatcgcttgaactcgtaattcatcacctacaggttatgggcctgctggtgtttccactgggttgtctagaatagtttgtggtcgccatctatactctggtagatgactacatcgccacattgttggttaaggttatggtatctcctttcatcctacatcacatattcatcatcatctatttacctaattatcatcacctttctatcatcacctatctctcatcattttattttatcacacaccaactatttcatctacccatgtttcatctgcaacatatttgtagatataaaataaatataccgtttaaatcttttaaaacatgtataaaatcgttcatccagcatagacaattagtattcaaataatatgcacacatagcacgtaatttatataaaatacttcatatctatgtgtaagatgaaagtaactatatataccataaaaatcccataaatgcttcctaacttcgaaccccaaggtttactctactaaagcttcatattctcggctctctgaacctagaagggtccatatctatcacaccaaaaagctcaagatagctcttcctctcactctacacactcaagatcgctagggttctcacttatgagaaaggtagtcgcaattgaaggccataagtgcctttaaatatggctcgggcCCAAAGATTTCGGGTTTCTGCCAATAGCGCGGAATCGTCGAgtcgcctcaccgactcgtcgagtccattcattaatccgagtcatcagtcgcgaccttactcgaTGAGTtaaggcgtcaactcgtcgagtctctcttcttaactcaaaagaaaaatacttaaattatgatacctggaaatccggatgttacattttttttttttttttatttcatagatttcttcatcaacaaatgttgctacaattaaacaaaaataaataattttgctaaaacataatacaataggaagtttgttcacatttagtcattgaactttttagagggaaacgaactttcgattttgttcacatttagtcactaaactttttttcgttatctatttgccactaaactattgaaactgttcacattttacccttatgaccggtaacaaccggtcataagggtaaaatgtgaacaatttcaatagttcaatggcaaatagataacaaaaaaaagtttagtgactaaatgtgacaaaagtcgaaagttcgttaccctttcaagtcattatcccaataTTTACGCGTGGGTTTTATTGCCACATAGGATTTCATGGGTGGATTTCTATCATATGTTTGATTACCTTATATATAAGACTATTGGGTCACACTAGAAATCATAAAAATCTGGAATATGTCATAatagttataaaataaaattagctATTTAATAACTAAAACAAATAAGTAAGTAAAATTGTTTTGTTTGTCTTTTAATAAAtcaaagcaaattgaagtccatcATGTCAAACGTTTTTTAcggttaattttaaattttattgaaataaaaaatgagaaataaataaataataaagtaattttaataaattaaatgtATAAATAAAGTTAAATGTAAAAAATCTActttaataaataaaagaaattttttttgtcaCGTGttattttttggttattttaaattaaaaattttccaaatatcattttatggttttttctattttattaaattctataACATACTTAAAtataatgtaataataaatgtatatcaatttcattaatgcaaCTTTTTTTTGGAAACGCCGAATAATATAAAACTACTACCTAAAAAAGGACAGGGGCGGAGTGTAAAACAAACAAAGAAATTACAAAATGTTAAATGATGAATTGTCTTGGATTTATATAGGGTTTGGCTTTTCATGCCTCTGTTGACTAGACTATCTTTATGGTTTATTGGGAGATTGTTGTTGAATTATATAGATTTTGGTGGCTACATTGGAAGTCTTAGACCTTTGCAGAGTTGTTTTTGACAGTTTTATGATTATCCTTGAATCTCATAGAGTCATTGCTTGTCATGGATCCATATTGCTATGTTGGTGTAAGATCCTGTTTTtcgtttaattatttaataaaatattgtaagtataaataaaataaaattaataagatTAATAATACTAAAAAATGATTATAATATAAGAATTTAGTAATTGAGGGATTTGTAATTATTTTCCAAAAGAGGGTGGAAATTACCAACTTAAAAATCTTGTGTTgcaagaaaaattattttgaggGACTATTTATGCCATTATTTAAAACTTGATGGCTAATATTGTAAATTAAAAATTTAAGCTTATATTATTGGATAATTAAGAGGGCCGATCGTCCTTCTCTTCGGTTTAATAGGGTGGAGTCGATCCTTAGTATATAACTATCATACTATGTTATAAGGAAATCATTTTTTCTTACatcacatttatttgaaacttctatgtatttttctttcaccacattcatttgaaacttccatgactttttaattttttttaacaatgattataagttggttaataagattaaataaatatcaaacttaaagtttaatcatatagaaactaaatttcaatattaaaagaatatctttatttctacttataacgttaagttttttaactttttacatattataattaatttattagttttaatatattgtttgatgtaaaccattatcattttaaaactacaacttttgaacaatttgtataaactatttaaattataaacttaaatataacattacatgaccaacttaaatataattttttttaaacttaaacaacccaaataatattttgtaaatagctaaatataataaattgtagtgtctttctaataatgattataatttgtttaacaaggttaaataaatatcaaacctaaagtgtaatcagaaataaactaaatttcaacactaaaataatatctttacttctatttataaagttatgtcttaacttttaacatattatacataatttattagatttaatatgttgttgtatataaaccattatcaatttaaagttataacttttgaacagttttgacaaaatacttaaactgttaatttaaatataacattataatgtcaacttaaatataaaatttagttccacttaaaaaaaccgAATGAATATTTTTGCGAAacgttaaaagtgataaattgtagtactaaatgcaaaaactaaattataatatcaatttaactaaaatatttcctaaagatatatGTATAatagttaaaagttttcaaataagtagcttaaaataatatacaacaacaatagttaaaaataactctatataaatgattatattgttacctttaaaaccAAAAAATAACGTCTGATgttataacactactagaaaaacagccttttacgacgctcattgcgcgtcgtaaatggctcagacgacacgcaaatgcgcgtcaaggaaggccctgtcataaagagagacgacgtgcttttgcgcgtcgtctatagacgacgcgcatttacgacgctcatttacgacgcgcagttaCGACGCgcctttacgacacgcaatgcgtatcaaggaaggccctgtcataaaggaagacaacacgcattcgcgtgtcgtaaccttacgacgcgcgtgttaatgacacgcaatgcgtatcaagaaagcccctgtcaagaaaggccatgtcataaatgaagatgacacacaattttgcgtatcataattttaaatgtttaaaaaaatatatttttttatagatttactaattttcaaattaaatttgcatttaatgcatcataatagaaaataaaatatcatatacaaaatatataatccatttcataaaatttaatgtcatacaaaaatagaatccattgcataatattttattacaaatttaacatttttttgtttcCGTACTTTGACAATTTGTGCTGCTGCTGATTCCGGAGCCAATCCACGACTGCATTCCAGAGCTGATTCAGTGGAAAGAGCATCTCAGACTCCATCGCTTGAAATTACAAGCCGCCCACAAGCAGAAGATAGCTGAAGATCatgaataaataaaagttgttaataAAAAGAGGAATAAATTGAGTTTAATTACTAAACACCAACATTCAAACCAATTAATGAAAGTTAAAGCATCTAAATAATATAGCATGGGATGCAAATATATCATGCATCTAAATAATATAGCATGGGATGCAAAGTTGtttatttattcttttataaataaacagaaacaaaaaatatttacCGAAATTCTTCTATCATCCATTCTACTATCAAGATTTTCCCAAATTTCATCTGTGATTTGGAGATTTATATTCTCTTCTGAATTTTTTAGATACCTACACTCTTCTTTCACAAACCTACAAAAACATTATATGCATATGTAAAGTGATAAATATGTAATTTTGATAGAGGAGATTGTGTAGTTTACCTTGAAGGGTAGTAGACTATAACATCTTGCGTACtgaaaacaaaaaaattacatCAAATGTTTCagattataaaatatataaaaaaaaataaatggaaaaatttaCCAGTCATCTAATATTTTTGTAACAGACTCTTCATAAGTTGAATGCTAATAAAGGTGAAATGAGaagaatatataaatatataatgttAGTTTTATATAAAAGGATTAATAAGTTATAAGTGGTTTAATAATTCAGCATGTTGGCTATCTATCAACTGTGTGTGCATAAACAGGGGTAGAAAGTTCATTTGATCATGAAAAGAGAATGGGAATGACTTACATCATTAGGTCTTGATTTTCTTGAAGGTGGGCTGTGAGTGTGAGGAGCACGTGACCAATCAAAGAAAGATAAATCTTATACCACCACCATTTATAAGCTTAACATTATCAACTTCtctcatttcttaaagaaagctTAACATTATGGCAAAAGGATGATTACTAGTTCGAGACCAACATATGTTACATAAAAGACTTCACTTGCATTCAATAAAGTTATTTCAAGCCTTCAAACATCAAGTGGACAAATCAAATATATAGATGATTGTTCACCATATCCCACTATTATCACAATATATATCTTCTCCCAACAGATGGAAAACTTACCTACAAAATGCTTGCCCATAGCTTGCAACTCTCGGTAGTGTCTGCTGTAGTGAAGGATCAAACTCATGTCTTGCAACATCTACACAGACTTCAACAACCTCAGGCTTACTTTTTTCTATTTAAGATAATTGTACTTTAACaaacaaatcaataaaataaCCTTATACTTTTTTCCTCTCATTTCACCAAATTT
The genomic region above belongs to Lactuca sativa cultivar Salinas chromosome 4, Lsat_Salinas_v11, whole genome shotgun sequence and contains:
- the LOC111886741 gene encoding U-box domain-containing protein 17 → MASAAIFSSLRRSRSPTLEACLTPVDLENDVVALLNHLTAVSSDLISSFSGKRPPFQKKNSQSLLRKIELFVVLLDSVRDSTSDFPSTVILCFKELYLLLNRSKILLDYCAQSSKLWLLLQNHSVSGHFHDLNREFSTLLDVIPLYKLNNLSNDVIEQLALLQKQSRNAKLFIDKHDDALRLKLFKMLNEIETGRIPSVQEFHEFFVKKLGILDATSCRAELEFLEEHMLNHEDDIEPSASVLSGFVAIIRYCRFLLFGFEEDEVEITRGQRLQNSKKRALISKEIADTFITIPKDFCCPISLELMADPVIISSGQTYDRVSISRWIEDGHSSCPKSGQLLLHKKLVPNKALRNLMTQWCIAHRILYSPPENSDLAAESFPAAPASRAAVEANKATTRLLIQELRDGSVSGKAMAAREIRFLAKTGGENRAFIAESGAIPYLRILLFSQSVVAQENAVTAMLNLSIHDNNKSLIIEEDGCLRSIVHVLRFGHTVESRENAAATLFSLSAIHDYKKKIAGENGAIEALSALLSKGTPRGKKDAVTALFNLSTHNEICTEMIGFGAVRALIEALGCEEVAEEAAGALALIVRQPAGAAVVGEEDLAVIGLIKMMRCGSPRAKENAVAALLELCRSGGVQAAERILKTPAMVGLLQGLLFMGTKRARRKAASLARVFQRCHNASLHYGGLGVGYAFAGDSATGNPDLGFSGETVIVSMSMSVSVS